From Triticum urartu cultivar G1812 chromosome 2, Tu2.1, whole genome shotgun sequence, a single genomic window includes:
- the LOC125537240 gene encoding protein NRT1/ PTR FAMILY 6.4-like: protein MGLGRYLTTKRCASLGTRATAAKQLRSIPETKEKDPKATRRKKEHNKTNSAPPRQPRAHRPRRPRAHGLHRELAPEHPVSTGGFGDNGGCEGLVVDFKGRPVDKSRVGGWFGAGLILVTELAERVCVMGISMNLVTYLTGDMHLSSAKSANIVTNFMGTLNLLALLGGFVADAKFGRYRTIAVSATITAVGVSLLAASTAVPGMRPPRCAAAAGYEARRRAAGCVPASGGQLGMLYAALYTIAAGAGGLKANVSGFGTDQFDGRDPQEERAMLYFFNRFYFCISLGSLFAVTVLVYVQDNLGRAWGYGVAAAAMAAAVAVFAAGASRYRYRRPQGSPLAVIGRVLWGAWRNWRLPCPADASELHGFREAKVSHTDRLRCLDKAAIAEADPATAVTVTEVEEVKMVVKLLPMWSTCILFWTIYSQMTTFSIQQAEQMDRRAGSHFVVPAGSLSVFLFLSVLLFTALNERLLVPLAARLTRRPQGLTSLQRVAAGLVLATLGMAVSALVEKKRRDASNGSGGVAVSALWLVPQFFLVGAGEAFAYVGQLEFFIREAPERMKSMSTGLFLATLAMGFFLSSLLVLAVDAVTRGAWIRGHLDDGRLDLFYWMLAVLGLANFAVFLVFASRHQYKRTRPDAATVELH from the exons ATGGGACTTGGTCGCTACCTCACCACGAAACGTTGTGCATCATTAGGTACGAGGGCGACCGCCGCCAAGCAGCTAAGGAGCATCCCGGAGACCAAGGAGAAGGACCCCAAGGccacaaggaggaagaaggagcaCAACAAGACCAACTCTGCACCTCCCAGGCAACCCCGTGCCCACAGGCCTcgaagaccccgtgcgcacgggctacACAGAGAGCTGGCGCCGgagcacccc GTTTCTACCGGCGGCTTCGGCGACAATGGCGGCTGCGAAGGTCTGGTGGTGGATTTCAAGGGCAGGCCGGTGGACAAGTCCCGCGTCGGCGGATGGTTCGGAGCCGGCCTCATCCTAG TCACGGAGCTAGCGGAGCGGGTGTGCGTGATGGGCATCTCGATGAACCTGGTGACGTACCTCACCGGCGACATGCACCTCTCCAGCGCCAAGTCGGCCAACATCGTCACCAACTTCATGGGCACGCTCAACCTCCTCGCCCTCCTCGGCGGCTTCGTCGCCGACGCCAAGTTCGGCCGCTACCGCACCATCGCCGTCTCGGCAACCATCACCGCCGTC GGCGTGAGCCTGCTGGCGGCAAGCACGGCGGTGCCAGGGATGCGGCCCCCACGGTGCGCCGCGGCGGCAGGCTACGAGGCCCGGCGCCGTGCGGCCGGGTGCGTGCCGGCGAGCGGCGGGCAGCTCGGGATGCTGTACGCGGCGCTGTACACGATCGCGGCCGGCGCGGGCGGGCTGAAGGCGAACGTGTCCGGGTTCGGGACGGACCAGTTCGACGGGCGCGACCCGCAGGAGGAGCGGGCCATGCTCTACTTCTTCAACCGCTTCTACTTCTGCATCAGCCTCGGCTCGCTCTTCGCGGTCACCGTGCTGGTGTACGTGCAGGACAACCTCGGCCGCGCCTGGGGGTACGGCGTGGCGGCCGCCGCGATGGCCGCTGCGGTGGCGGTGTTTGCCGCCGGCGCGTCGAGGTACCGGTACCGCAGGCCGCAGGGGAGCCCGCTCGCGGTGATCGGCCGCGTGCTGTGGGGCGCGTGGCGGAACTGGAGGCTGCCGTGCCCGGCTGATGCTAGCGAGCTCCACGGCTTCCGCGAGGCCAAGGTGTCACACACGGACAGGCTTAG GTGTCTGGACAAAGCGGCCATCGCGGAGGCCGATccggcgacggcggtgacggtGACGGAGGTGGAGGAGGTGAAGATGGTGGTGAAGCTTCTCCCCATGTGGTCCACGTGCATACTCTTCTGGACCATCTATTCCCAGATGACCACCTTCTCCATCCAGCAGGCCGAGCAGATGGACCGCCGGGCCGGCAGCCACTTCGTCGTCCCGGCGGGCTCGCTCTCcgtcttcctcttcctctccgTCCTGCTCTTCACCGCGCTCAACGAGCGCCTCCTGGTCCCTCTGGCGGCCCGGCTCACGCGGCGGCCGCAGGGCCTGACCTCCCTCCAGCGCGTGGCCGCGGGGCTCGTCCTCGCCACGCTCGGCATGGCCGTCTCCGCACTCGTCGAGAAGAAACGCAGGGACGCCTCCAACGGCAGCGGCGGCGTCGCTGTGAGCGCGCTCTGGCTGGTGCCGCAGTTCTTCCTGGTGGGCGCCGGCGAGGCGTTCGCGTACGTGGGGCAGCTGGAGTTCTTCATCCGGGAGGCGCCCGAGCGGATGAAGTCCATGAGCACGGGCCTGTTCCTGGCGACGCTGGCCATGGGGTTCTTCCTGAGCAGCCTCCTCGTGCTCGCCGTCGACGCCGTCACGCGGGGCGCGTGGATACGTGGCCACCTGGACGACGGGAGGCTGGACCTCTTCTACTGGATGCTGGCGGTGCTCGGGCTGGCCAACTTCGCGGTGTTCTTGGTGTTCGCTAGCCGGCACCAGTACAAACGCACCAGGCCGGACGCGGCGACCGTGGAGCTGCATTGA